TCGGAGAGCTTCCCCATTTATCAAAATCTTTTTTCCATGAATCAGGTATCGAATAATGGCTTCCCTCAAGAATAAGCCCTTTAACGTTTTTGTTCTCTCTTTTCGATGCCCAGTGAACAAGCATGCTCGCACCCAAACTATATCCAAGAATATAAATATTTTCAAATCCTGATATTGTAAGAAACTCAACCGCCACATCAATATCATGAATGGTATCATCAAATATGCCTGTGCCTACGATCTGTCCTGCATAGGCAAGCCGTGTATTAATGGTAAGCGAACTCACTCCGCGAGCAGCGAGCTCATGCGGCAACAGGCGCGGTGTTCCCCGAGCAAGAAAATGCCCTAAAAGACCCGGTATTTGAATAACAATAGGAACAGCCAATATGTCTCTTAGTTTTTCATATTTCCTTGTTACGAGAAGAGAGCTTACCGAAAAGCGATCCCTTGCCTTAAACCGTATCAAACTCATTTCTTCTTTTGATCCAATATCCTGCACAATATCCCTCTTCATTACTTATATTTTTCATTTATCCATTTCACAACAGCCTCACCAAGCTCGTGGTGTTTACCGTTAAACATATGATCGGCATCAAAGCAAATCCTGGTAATATCCTTATGCCCGGAATCCTTAGCTACAGTAATTAGATCTTCGTTTTCGTGCCGACACACAATTGTATCTTTTAATCCGCGCACAAGTAGCGTAGGCACTGTCACCTTACCGATATGTTTATACACTTCAGTCCCTTCGGCTTCAGGACCCACCATTGACCACCATGTTTTATATGTATACACTTCTGTATCCTTCGGCAATAGTGTCGGACCATTAGCTCTTTGAACGAGAAATATCTTATCATGAAGAGGTTCTTTTCCGGTTTCAATAAAACACACTTTTTTCGCTTTTTCATATATATCAGCATATGACGGATTGCTCTGATTTTCTTCCCATCTGTGCTTCACTGTATCAGGAAGAGAGTATGGAGTTCCAATACCTATGACACCCACAATAGCCTTATTATCCTGCCGCGTCGACGCGTAACGTATAGCCATGCACGCACCAAGACCGTGGCCGGCAACGACAATCTTTTTATATCCAA
The Candidatus Ancaeobacter aquaticus genome window above contains:
- a CDS encoding alpha/beta fold hydrolase, with protein sequence MKRDIVQDIGSKEEMSLIRFKARDRFSVSSLLVTRKYEKLRDILAVPIVIQIPGLLGHFLARGTPRLLPHELAARGVSSLTINTRLAYAGQIVGTGIFDDTIHDIDVAVEFLTISGFENIYILGYSLGASMLVHWASKRENKNVKGLILEGSHYSIPDSWKKDFDKWGSSPTYDEVYQRAKEILGPDPYNSPNDETFIVYQSRGPTREPINSEIFTYKTWWHMAGPEAYNAMAYKNMHKVPYPVLMVRGDGDFLVEDWEPDKLASIAHEAGNKHVHVRHIENARHDCMENTPEFLKEIHQLFSHFTIE
- a CDS encoding alpha/beta hydrolase, translating into MEIEICSGAIISIPYNHHKIDAHFYNCATDKEHYQQPVVLRLHGTLGNLLDESEHYLPHILANHGYSSLTMNTLLANLGMFFGFGIFENTMVQIDAACEYLKKIGYKKIVVAGHGLGACMAIRYASTRQDNKAIVGVIGIGTPYSLPDTVKHRWEENQSNPSYADIYEKAKKVCFIETGKEPLHDKIFLVQRANGPTLLPKDTEVYTYKTWWSMVGPEAEGTEVYKHIGKVTVPTLLVRGLKDTIVCRHENEDLITVAKDSGHKDITRICFDADHMFNGKHHELGEAVVKWINEKYK